From the genome of Danio aesculapii chromosome 16, fDanAes4.1, whole genome shotgun sequence, one region includes:
- the dek gene encoding protein DEK isoform X2, whose product MEAIKTEVHPLDDTEHDESEESSPKTMSKPKVKMFDLEIVEGKREKKVIQRLDMMSKPKEKPKIESKGKGDKLGDIARINHSIGKLKAPLLKPLHKILYDRPGAASTLRKNLRLFNGFPFKEDSDLYNKKMEKVKRLPKKLLKTICQTLDLERSGTQVVLSERIMKFLAQPTNSGKPVLKKKRKTTKDGKKEKSSSKSRKQQKKVVSGKSKPIVTDSSSDDDDDDDDDGDEEKSKGKSKGTEKSAKASQKHDDSEDKSDEEDESSDDDDDDDDNDDDSKEDSKEETSPSQKKSSTGKSPKKSEKKSDQSPSDETTDDSDLYCEDKDAKKTKKKPAAKRKAPAKPVPKTKKADSSSNRKKKTASKRKDESESSDDDQPLIKMIKKPPTDEQLKENVKDLLKDANLEEVTMKQITRQVYDMYPDFDLSSRKELIRETVKNMIS is encoded by the exons ATGGAAGCTATCAAGACAGAAGTACATCCTTTGGATGATACAGAGCACGATGAATCTGAGGAATCCTCACCCAAAACCATGTCTAAACCCAAAGTCAAAATGT TTGATCTGGAAATTGTTGAAGGAAAACGTGAGAAAAAAGTCATCCAGAGACTTGATATGATGAGTAAACCAAAGGAAAAGCCGAAGATTGAGAGCAAAGGAAAAGGCGACAAGCTGGGAGACATTGCACGAATTAATCACTCCATCGGGAAGCTTAAAGCTCCTTTGCTCAAACCGCTGCATAAGATCCTATATGATCGACCAGGAGCT GCATCAACACTACGGAAAAATCTGCGGCTCTTTAATGGATTTCCCTTTAAAGAGGACAGTGACCTTTACAACAAAAAGATGGAGAAGGTGAAAAG GCTTCCCAAGAAGCTGCTCAAAACCATCTGTCAGACTCTTGATCTGGAGAGGAGTGGAACACAAGTTGTTCTGTCAGAGAGGATTATGAAATTTCTCGCACAGCCAACCAACTCGGGAAAG CCTGTCCTGAAGAAAAAAAGGAAGACGACCAAAGATGGCAAAAAAGAAAAGTCTTCATCCAAGAGcagaaagcaacaaaaaaaagtaGTAAGTGGAAAGTCCAAACCCATTGTCACAGATTCCAgtagtgatgatgatgacgatgatgatgacgacgGTGATGAAGAGAAGAGCAAAGGGAAGAGCAAGGGCACTGAGAAGTCTGCAAAAGCAAGTCAAAAACATGATGATAGTGAAGATAAATCTGATGAAGAGGATGAGTCCtcggatgatgatgatgacgacgacgaCAATGATGATGATTCTAAAGAGGATAGCAAGGAGGAA ACGTCTCCTTCTCAGAAGAAATCTTCCACTGGGAAGTCCCCAAAGAAATCTGAAAAGAAGTCCGATCAGAGTCCATCAGATGAGACAACCGATGACAGTGACCTATATTGTGAAGACAAGGATGCAAAAAAG ACGAAAAAGAAGCCTGCAGCAAAGAGAAAAGCTCCAGCAAAGCCTGTCCCGAAAACGAAGAAAGCGGACAGCAGCAGCAACCGAAAGAAAAAGACGGCAAGCAAGAGAAAAg ATGAAAGTGAAAGCTCTGATGATGATCAACCTTTGATCAAGATGATTAAAAAACCACCAACCGATGAGCAGTTGAAGGAGAATGTAAAAGACCTCCTTAAAGACGCAAACCTGGAGGAGGTTACAATGAAGCAGATTACCCGACAA GTTTATGACATGTATCCTGACTTCGATCTGAGCAGCAGAAAGGAATTAATTCGTGAGACTGTTAAAAAT ATGATATCCTGA
- the dek gene encoding protein DEK isoform X1: protein MEAIKTEVHPLDDTEHDESEESSPKTMSKPKVKMFDLEIVEGKREKKVIQRLDMMSKPKEKPKIESKGKGDKLGDIARINHSIGKLKAPLLKPLHKILYDRPGAASTLRKNLRLFNGFPFKEDSDLYNKKMEKVKRLPKKLLKTICQTLDLERSGTQVVLSERIMKFLAQPTNSGKPVLKKKRKTTKDGKKEKSSSKSRKQQKKVVSGKSKPIVTDSSSDDDDDDDDDGDEEKSKGKSKGTEKSAKASQKHDDSEDKSDEEDESSDDDDDDDDNDDDSKEDSKEETSPSQKKSSTGKSPKKSEKKSDQSPSDETTDDSDLYCEDKDAKKTKKKPAAKRKAPAKPVPKTKKADSSSNRKKKTASKRKVLLLDESESSDDDQPLIKMIKKPPTDEQLKENVKDLLKDANLEEVTMKQITRQVYDMYPDFDLSSRKELIRETVKNMIS from the exons ATGGAAGCTATCAAGACAGAAGTACATCCTTTGGATGATACAGAGCACGATGAATCTGAGGAATCCTCACCCAAAACCATGTCTAAACCCAAAGTCAAAATGT TTGATCTGGAAATTGTTGAAGGAAAACGTGAGAAAAAAGTCATCCAGAGACTTGATATGATGAGTAAACCAAAGGAAAAGCCGAAGATTGAGAGCAAAGGAAAAGGCGACAAGCTGGGAGACATTGCACGAATTAATCACTCCATCGGGAAGCTTAAAGCTCCTTTGCTCAAACCGCTGCATAAGATCCTATATGATCGACCAGGAGCT GCATCAACACTACGGAAAAATCTGCGGCTCTTTAATGGATTTCCCTTTAAAGAGGACAGTGACCTTTACAACAAAAAGATGGAGAAGGTGAAAAG GCTTCCCAAGAAGCTGCTCAAAACCATCTGTCAGACTCTTGATCTGGAGAGGAGTGGAACACAAGTTGTTCTGTCAGAGAGGATTATGAAATTTCTCGCACAGCCAACCAACTCGGGAAAG CCTGTCCTGAAGAAAAAAAGGAAGACGACCAAAGATGGCAAAAAAGAAAAGTCTTCATCCAAGAGcagaaagcaacaaaaaaaagtaGTAAGTGGAAAGTCCAAACCCATTGTCACAGATTCCAgtagtgatgatgatgacgatgatgatgacgacgGTGATGAAGAGAAGAGCAAAGGGAAGAGCAAGGGCACTGAGAAGTCTGCAAAAGCAAGTCAAAAACATGATGATAGTGAAGATAAATCTGATGAAGAGGATGAGTCCtcggatgatgatgatgacgacgacgaCAATGATGATGATTCTAAAGAGGATAGCAAGGAGGAA ACGTCTCCTTCTCAGAAGAAATCTTCCACTGGGAAGTCCCCAAAGAAATCTGAAAAGAAGTCCGATCAGAGTCCATCAGATGAGACAACCGATGACAGTGACCTATATTGTGAAGACAAGGATGCAAAAAAG ACGAAAAAGAAGCCTGCAGCAAAGAGAAAAGCTCCAGCAAAGCCTGTCCCGAAAACGAAGAAAGCGGACAGCAGCAGCAACCGAAAGAAAAAGACGGCAAGCAAGAGAAAAg TTCTGCTTCTAGATGAAAGTGAAAGCTCTGATGATGATCAACCTTTGATCAAGATGATTAAAAAACCACCAACCGATGAGCAGTTGAAGGAGAATGTAAAAGACCTCCTTAAAGACGCAAACCTGGAGGAGGTTACAATGAAGCAGATTACCCGACAA GTTTATGACATGTATCCTGACTTCGATCTGAGCAGCAGAAAGGAATTAATTCGTGAGACTGTTAAAAAT ATGATATCCTGA